A window of the Bradyrhizobium diazoefficiens genome harbors these coding sequences:
- a CDS encoding trehalose-6-phosphate synthase, which yields MNLVVVSNRVARGKPNEPMTGGLAAALLPVVEHSGAIWVGSSGRVRDGHQKEPFAEIEALGSGAIATLDLPAAHYGGYYEGFANSALWPALHSRSDLIRVSRDDYVSYREVNAFMARALMRFRKPRTAFWVQDYHFVALGAELRDLGVDDPIGFFLHTPWPVAAVMQGVPNHRELITAMLAYDLIGFQTDEDCQNFLGYAGGELGLIVEDGIVLSQHGRTRCEVFPIGIDAEKFAAYAAKSASHPDVSRLRRSLNGERLAIGVDRLDYSKGLVNRISAFDRLWTDQPQFARSISLLQIANPSRGAIEAYGNLQNEVARLVTDVNGRHGEVDWTPIRYLNKGFSQTVLAGLYRTAQVGVVTPLHDGMNLVAKEYIAAQNPADPGVLVLSKFAGAANELETALLVNPHDIDGMARAIAVAAAMPLTERKMRWDAMMKTLRGHTIQQWSSDFVAGLEKCRTEKVATAPLAAQPPQALRWLKSAISGVRLI from the coding sequence GTGAATTTAGTCGTCGTTTCGAATCGAGTTGCGCGCGGTAAACCCAACGAGCCCATGACGGGCGGCCTTGCTGCGGCATTGCTTCCTGTCGTGGAGCATTCGGGTGCCATCTGGGTGGGTTCCTCCGGCCGCGTGCGCGACGGCCATCAGAAGGAACCGTTCGCCGAGATCGAGGCGCTGGGATCGGGTGCAATTGCGACGCTGGATCTGCCGGCGGCGCATTACGGCGGTTACTATGAAGGCTTCGCCAATTCGGCGCTGTGGCCGGCACTGCATTCGCGCAGCGACCTGATCCGCGTCTCGCGCGACGACTATGTCAGCTATCGCGAGGTCAACGCGTTCATGGCGCGTGCCTTGATGCGATTCCGCAAGCCGCGAACCGCATTCTGGGTGCAAGATTATCATTTCGTCGCGCTCGGCGCGGAGCTGCGCGATCTCGGCGTCGATGATCCGATCGGCTTCTTCCTGCACACGCCGTGGCCGGTCGCTGCGGTGATGCAGGGCGTGCCCAATCATCGCGAGTTGATCACCGCGATGCTGGCTTATGACTTGATCGGTTTTCAGACCGACGAAGATTGCCAGAACTTTCTCGGCTATGCCGGTGGCGAGCTCGGCCTCATCGTCGAGGACGGCATCGTGCTCTCGCAGCACGGACGAACGCGCTGCGAAGTGTTCCCGATCGGCATCGATGCGGAGAAGTTCGCAGCCTATGCCGCGAAGTCGGCGTCGCATCCGGACGTCTCGCGCCTGCGCCGCAGCCTCAACGGCGAGCGGCTCGCGATCGGCGTCGACCGGCTCGACTATTCCAAGGGCCTCGTCAACCGCATCAGCGCGTTCGACCGTCTCTGGACCGACCAGCCGCAGTTTGCGCGCAGCATCTCGCTGCTGCAGATCGCCAACCCGTCGCGTGGCGCGATCGAAGCGTATGGCAATCTCCAGAACGAGGTCGCGCGCCTCGTCACCGACGTCAACGGCCGCCACGGCGAGGTCGACTGGACGCCGATCCGCTATCTCAACAAGGGTTTTAGCCAGACCGTGCTGGCAGGCCTCTATCGCACCGCGCAGGTCGGCGTGGTGACGCCGCTGCATGACGGCATGAACCTTGTCGCCAAGGAATATATCGCCGCGCAAAACCCGGCCGATCCCGGCGTGCTGGTGCTGTCGAAATTCGCCGGTGCCGCCAACGAGCTCGAGACCGCGCTGCTGGTCAATCCGCACGACATCGACGGCATGGCCCGCGCCATTGCGGTCGCCGCCGCGATGCCGCTCACCGAGCGCAAGATGCGCTGGGACGCGATGATGAAGACGTTGCGCGGCCACACTATCCAGCAATGGTCGTCGGATTTCGTCGCGGGGCTGGAGAAGTGCCGTACTGAGAAGGTTGCGACCGCCCCGCTCGCCGCGCAGCCACCGCAAGCCCTGCGCTGGCTGAAGTCGGCGATCTCAGGTGTGCGGTTGATCTAG
- a CDS encoding thioredoxin family protein has product MTFKLLAVSAALIGFAATGAVIPGICDEATPAAPVKVAAASQAATAPDFAGISNWFNSKPLNIADLRGKVVLVDFWTYGCVNCVNTLPHVTDLYAKYKDKGLVVVGVHTPEFPFERSASNVQAALKRHGITYPVAQDNDSKTWNAYRNQYWPAQYIIDQSGKIVFQHEGEGRYDEIDRTVAKLLNANS; this is encoded by the coding sequence ATGACTTTCAAACTGCTCGCCGTCTCCGCCGCACTGATTGGCTTCGCCGCGACCGGCGCCGTCATCCCCGGCATCTGCGACGAGGCCACGCCCGCGGCGCCGGTCAAGGTTGCGGCCGCCAGCCAAGCGGCGACCGCACCCGACTTCGCCGGTATCAGCAACTGGTTCAACTCGAAGCCACTCAACATCGCCGATTTGCGCGGCAAGGTCGTGCTGGTCGACTTCTGGACCTATGGCTGCGTCAACTGCGTCAACACGCTGCCGCACGTCACCGACCTCTATGCCAAGTACAAGGATAAGGGCCTCGTCGTGGTCGGCGTGCACACGCCGGAATTCCCGTTCGAGCGCTCGGCGTCCAACGTGCAGGCCGCGCTGAAGCGGCACGGCATCACCTATCCGGTGGCGCAGGACAATGATTCCAAGACCTGGAACGCCTACCGCAACCAATATTGGCCGGCGCAATACATCATCGACCAGAGCGGCAAGATCGTGTTCCAGCACGAAGGCGAAGGCCGCTACGACGAGATCGACCGCACCGTGGCCAAGCTGCTGAACGCCAACAGTTGA
- a CDS encoding cytochrome c biogenesis CcdA family protein — translation MLELLFAILAGVLTIAAPCTLPMLPILLGASIGRSSHLRPAMIALGFVASFSAVALLLGALTRLFDFDPNVLREAAAILLLGFGLLMLWPAPFEWLSIRLNGWLNLGAAGGVQHEGALGGLVLGTTLGLVWTPCAGPVLGSILTLVATSKNLAWAGTLLVAYAIGAAIPMLAIAYGGQAATTRVRSLARISPRLQQGFGVIVIAFALAAYFQYDTLIVAWLTGFYPTGQVGL, via the coding sequence ATGCTCGAACTCCTCTTCGCCATCCTCGCCGGTGTCCTTACCATCGCCGCGCCCTGCACGCTGCCGATGTTGCCGATCCTGCTCGGCGCCTCGATCGGGCGCTCCTCGCATCTGCGCCCCGCGATGATCGCGCTCGGTTTCGTCGCCTCTTTCTCTGCGGTCGCGCTGCTGCTCGGCGCGCTGACGCGGCTGTTCGATTTCGATCCGAATGTGCTGCGCGAGGCGGCGGCGATCCTGCTGCTCGGCTTTGGCCTGTTGATGCTGTGGCCGGCGCCGTTCGAGTGGCTGTCGATCCGGCTCAATGGCTGGCTCAATCTCGGCGCTGCCGGCGGCGTGCAGCACGAGGGCGCGCTCGGCGGCCTCGTGCTCGGCACCACGCTCGGCCTGGTCTGGACGCCATGCGCCGGCCCCGTGCTCGGCTCGATCCTGACACTGGTCGCGACCTCGAAGAACCTGGCCTGGGCCGGCACGCTGCTGGTCGCCTACGCGATCGGTGCGGCGATCCCGATGCTGGCGATCGCCTATGGCGGGCAGGCCGCGACCACGCGCGTGCGCAGCCTCGCCCGCATCTCGCCGCGGCTGCAGCAGGGCTTCGGCGTGATCGTGATCGCCTTCGCGCTCGCCGCCTACTTCCAATACGACACGCTGATCGTGGCGTGGCTCACCGGCTTCTATCCCACCGGCCAGGTCGGCCTGTGA
- a CDS encoding sigma-70 family RNA polymerase sigma factor, which translates to MPNVIAINAQASQSIIAAQATSDDMLLESIADGNRTSMHILYCRHNVRVYRFILRIVRDATTAEDLVSQVFLDVWRTAGQFQGRSQVSTWLLSIARFKALTAMRQRRFEDIDQEDVRQIPDGCDTPETSLDRSDTSAILRACVAKLSPAHREIITLVYYHEKSVEEVGQIIGIPQSTVKTRMFYARKQLADLLKGCGVDRFAA; encoded by the coding sequence ATGCCGAACGTCATCGCCATCAACGCCCAAGCCAGCCAGAGCATCATTGCCGCTCAGGCGACCTCGGACGATATGCTTCTCGAAAGCATTGCCGACGGCAACCGGACGTCCATGCACATCCTTTATTGCCGTCACAATGTGCGTGTGTACCGCTTCATTCTGCGCATCGTCCGCGACGCCACCACGGCGGAAGATCTGGTCAGTCAGGTATTTCTGGACGTGTGGCGGACCGCCGGCCAGTTCCAGGGCCGCTCGCAGGTCTCGACCTGGCTGCTGTCGATCGCCCGCTTCAAGGCGCTGACCGCGATGCGCCAGCGCCGGTTCGAGGACATCGACCAGGAAGACGTGCGCCAGATCCCAGATGGTTGCGACACGCCCGAGACTTCGCTCGACCGCAGCGACACCAGCGCCATCCTGCGCGCCTGCGTCGCAAAGCTGTCGCCCGCACATCGCGAGATCATCACCCTCGTCTACTACCATGAGAAGTCGGTGGAGGAGGTCGGGCAGATCATCGGCATCCCCCAGAGCACGGTGAAGACCCGGATGTTCTACGCCCGCAAGCAGCTCGCCGATTTGCTTAAGGGTTGCGGCGTCGACCGTTTCGCCGCCTAA
- a CDS encoding response regulator, with the protein MTQSQHIMIVDDEAPAREMVGDYLKMHGFTVTLCDGGKSLRAAIDGGMPDLVVLDLNMPEEDGLSIIRDLKSRINVPVIMLTATASPIDRVVGLELGADDYVAKPCELRELMARIRSVLRRSTPAKAAGADATPAKSDKDQLVRFGTKWLDLEAQALRDDEGNEHPLTASEFGLLKVFAANPKRVLSRERLLELANARDAEAFDRAVDLRIMRIRRKIEPDPTKPAVIRTIRGGGYLFSPAGEKA; encoded by the coding sequence ATGACACAAAGCCAGCACATCATGATCGTCGACGATGAGGCCCCGGCCCGGGAGATGGTCGGCGATTACCTCAAGATGCACGGCTTCACCGTGACGCTGTGCGACGGCGGAAAGTCGCTCCGCGCCGCGATCGACGGCGGCATGCCCGACCTCGTCGTGCTCGACCTCAACATGCCCGAGGAAGACGGCCTCTCGATCATCCGCGACCTCAAGAGCCGCATCAACGTTCCCGTCATCATGCTCACGGCGACGGCGAGCCCGATCGACCGCGTCGTCGGTCTCGAGCTCGGCGCCGACGATTACGTGGCAAAACCCTGCGAGCTGCGCGAGCTGATGGCGCGCATCCGCTCGGTGCTGCGGCGAAGCACGCCGGCGAAAGCCGCTGGCGCCGACGCGACGCCCGCGAAATCGGACAAGGACCAATTGGTGCGCTTCGGCACCAAATGGCTCGACCTCGAAGCCCAGGCCCTGCGCGATGACGAAGGCAACGAGCATCCGCTGACCGCGTCCGAATTCGGGCTCTTAAAAGTGTTCGCGGCGAATCCGAAGCGCGTGCTGTCGCGCGAGCGCCTGCTGGAGCTGGCCAATGCGCGCGACGCCGAAGCGTTCGACCGCGCCGTCGACCTCCGCATCATGCGCATCCGCCGCAAGATCGAGCCCGACCCGACCAAGCCTGCCGTGATCCGCACCATCCGCGGCGGCGGCTATCTGTTCTCGCCGGCGGGCGAGAAGGCGTAA
- a CDS encoding ATP-binding response regulator, producing MAEQDDVLHLIDDTGTASEDMDARKWKIAVIDDDPAVHDGTRFALSDYSLNGQGLEILSAHSAAEGRKLMAAHNDIAAVLLDVIMETDVAGLDLVEYIRNELKNETVRIILRTGQPGQAPERRVIVQYDINDYKAKTELTADKLFTSLTAALRSYQQLERMVQTRRGLEIIIDAASTLYDFKSMQRLAEGVLTQLASLLNVDCAGILVLRDNGGVDPELSVLAGSGCYSRFIGTTSSKALDPDLRQMVEDAFQRRKNEFADHRSVIYLRTGSGREVVVLLQAERELSETDRSLVEIFSSRLSIAFDNVILYQQLQDANTQLEDRVAQRTRALMQANRRLSAQWLRLQRANGFKNEILGTVAHDLKNPLGVILGRTEMLKELISTGASSSGVVAQVDHIRDATKRLTTMVDHLISDAMADAFDITIRREPVDVAALVKEVAEANQPLAVNKQQAIHLTAPANIVTMCDTDRIREAIDNLISNAIKYSPIGGKITVAVSHEGHDTIIRVSDEGAGLSPEDLGRLFGRFQRLSAKPTAGESSTGLGLSIVKRIIDMHGGEVTAESDGPGKGSTFTITLPATEMA from the coding sequence ATGGCCGAACAGGACGATGTCCTCCACCTGATCGACGACACCGGTACCGCGTCGGAGGATATGGACGCGCGGAAATGGAAGATCGCCGTGATCGACGACGATCCGGCCGTGCATGACGGCACCCGCTTCGCGCTGTCCGACTACAGCCTGAACGGCCAGGGGCTGGAAATCCTCTCCGCCCATTCCGCGGCGGAAGGTCGCAAGCTGATGGCCGCGCACAACGACATCGCCGCCGTGCTGCTCGATGTCATCATGGAGACCGACGTCGCCGGCCTCGACCTGGTCGAATACATCCGCAACGAGCTCAAGAACGAGACCGTGCGTATCATCTTGCGCACCGGCCAGCCCGGCCAAGCGCCGGAGCGCCGCGTAATCGTGCAGTACGACATCAACGACTACAAGGCCAAGACCGAGCTCACGGCCGACAAGCTGTTCACCTCGCTGACCGCGGCGCTGCGCTCCTACCAGCAGCTCGAGCGCATGGTGCAGACCAGGCGCGGGCTCGAGATCATCATCGATGCGGCGTCGACGCTGTACGACTTCAAGTCGATGCAGCGGCTCGCCGAGGGCGTGCTGACCCAGCTTGCCTCGCTGCTCAATGTCGATTGCGCCGGCATCCTGGTTTTGCGCGACAATGGCGGCGTCGATCCCGAGCTCTCGGTGCTCGCCGGCAGCGGCTGCTACAGCCGCTTCATCGGCACGACCTCGTCGAAGGCGCTCGACCCCGATCTGCGTCAGATGGTGGAGGACGCCTTCCAGCGTCGCAAGAACGAGTTCGCCGACCACCGCAGCGTGATCTATCTGCGCACCGGATCTGGCCGCGAGGTCGTGGTGCTGCTGCAGGCCGAGCGCGAGCTGTCGGAGACCGACCGCTCGCTGGTCGAGATCTTCTCCAGCCGGCTCTCGATCGCGTTCGACAACGTCATCCTCTACCAGCAGCTCCAGGACGCCAACACCCAGCTGGAAGACCGCGTCGCCCAGCGCACCCGCGCGCTGATGCAGGCCAACCGGCGGCTGTCGGCACAATGGCTGCGGCTGCAGCGCGCCAACGGCTTCAAGAACGAGATCCTGGGCACGGTCGCGCACGATCTGAAGAACCCGCTCGGCGTCATTCTCGGCCGCACCGAGATGCTGAAGGAGCTGATCTCGACCGGCGCCTCGTCGAGCGGCGTGGTCGCCCAGGTCGATCACATCCGCGATGCCACCAAGCGCCTGACCACGATGGTCGACCATCTGATCTCGGACGCGATGGCTGACGCCTTCGACATCACCATCCGCCGCGAGCCGGTCGACGTCGCAGCCCTGGTGAAGGAGGTCGCCGAGGCCAACCAGCCGCTCGCGGTCAACAAGCAGCAGGCCATCCACCTCACGGCGCCGGCCAATATCGTCACCATGTGCGACACCGACCGCATCCGCGAGGCGATCGACAATCTCATCAGCAACGCCATCAAATACTCACCGATCGGCGGCAAGATCACGGTTGCGGTCAGCCATGAAGGCCACGACACCATCATTCGCGTCAGCGACGAGGGCGCCGGCCTGTCGCCGGAGGATCTCGGCCGCCTGTTCGGCCGGTTCCAGCGGCTATCCGCAAAACCGACGGCAGGTGAGAGCTCGACGGGGCTTGGGTTGTCCATCGTCAAGCGTATTATCGACATGCATGGCGGCGAGGTCACCGCCGAGAGCGACGGCCCGGGCAAGGGTTCGACCTTCACCATCACCCTGCCCGCGACCGAGATGGCGTGA
- a CDS encoding sensor histidine kinase yields the protein MAAPGHSELAERPPGPIGRLRARLVGALRAVPIRWRILSIAALNSAVVIVLVAMIWNGAQVLSSAWDDVRQVRESDRILALLESETGRLQNLIHRYINQPSPDLFAEILLLREAVLGTLTDRAAKDPMLSGSVEELERTTDRFLNGFGELRSVQSTIARTYEEQVQGPARDMAGLYSIIEGATGHRDALIWPSLGKSREAFTAMLVAANSYYLSLSPGAADDARRNTETIEKTIPVMIDLADNDLQRMALQKLGARTTALREGFAKLSEQLTSRTELLRNTIDASQAEAIGAIDDLSTKMRQREQKAQATFDRTLADISRRVLSIAVIFLGIILSAGVLIALSIRLPLQQIMAAMRAITLGDLGREVQGTKARDEVGAMARAVEVFRENAIAKRETEDELRASKEKAESALLELNTAQQNLIDAERLAALGGLVAGVAHEVNNPIGISLTVASSFARRSEIFEAQLKGDGGLRRSQLEEFVQSSRDASQQLVANLTRAGELIQSFKQVAVDRSHAERRQFSLSEATDQIIASLRPVLKRSPITLQVDVPEGLLLDGYPGSYGQILTNLFLNAANHAFADGRAGTITISARPRGTDDIEIIFADDGAGMTPDVQRQAFDPFFTTRRNEGGTGLGLHIVYNLVTQQLGGRMMLESKLGQGTTFRIIMPRIAKGGAESTESDGTSQWPNRTMSST from the coding sequence CTGGCCGCGCCAGGACACAGCGAACTCGCAGAGCGGCCACCGGGCCCGATCGGGCGGCTGCGCGCGCGCCTTGTCGGCGCGCTGCGGGCGGTGCCGATCCGCTGGCGCATCCTGTCGATCGCGGCGCTGAACTCCGCCGTCGTGATCGTGCTGGTGGCGATGATCTGGAACGGCGCGCAGGTGCTGTCCTCGGCCTGGGACGACGTCCGCCAGGTCCGCGAATCCGACCGGATCCTGGCGCTGCTCGAAAGCGAGACCGGGCGCCTCCAGAACCTGATCCACCGCTACATCAATCAGCCGAGCCCGGACCTGTTCGCCGAGATCCTGCTGCTGCGCGAGGCCGTGCTGGGCACGCTGACCGACCGCGCCGCCAAGGACCCGATGCTGTCGGGCTCGGTCGAGGAGCTGGAGCGCACCACCGACCGCTTCCTCAACGGCTTTGGCGAGCTGCGCAGCGTGCAGTCCACCATCGCCAGGACCTATGAGGAGCAGGTACAGGGCCCGGCCAGGGACATGGCGGGCCTGTACTCCATCATCGAGGGCGCCACCGGCCATCGCGACGCGCTGATCTGGCCCTCGCTCGGCAAGTCGCGCGAGGCCTTCACCGCGATGCTGGTCGCGGCCAATTCCTATTACCTGTCGCTGTCGCCCGGCGCCGCCGACGATGCGCGCCGCAACACCGAGACGATCGAGAAGACCATTCCGGTCATGATCGATCTGGCCGACAACGATCTCCAGCGCATGGCGCTGCAAAAGCTCGGCGCCCGCACCACGGCGCTGCGCGAGGGCTTTGCAAAGCTGTCCGAGCAGCTGACCAGCCGCACTGAACTCCTGCGCAACACCATCGATGCCAGCCAGGCCGAGGCGATCGGCGCCATCGACGATCTCTCGACAAAGATGCGCCAGCGCGAGCAGAAGGCCCAGGCGACGTTTGACCGCACGCTGGCGGATATCTCGCGCCGTGTGCTGTCGATCGCCGTGATCTTCCTCGGCATCATCCTCAGCGCCGGCGTGCTGATCGCGCTGTCGATCCGGCTGCCGCTGCAGCAGATCATGGCGGCGATGCGCGCGATCACGCTCGGCGATCTCGGCCGCGAGGTGCAGGGCACCAAGGCCCGCGACGAGGTCGGCGCCATGGCGCGCGCGGTGGAGGTGTTCCGCGAGAACGCGATCGCGAAACGCGAGACCGAGGACGAGCTGCGGGCGTCGAAGGAAAAGGCCGAGAGCGCGCTGCTCGAGCTCAACACGGCGCAGCAGAATCTGATCGACGCAGAGCGGCTCGCTGCACTCGGCGGCCTCGTCGCCGGCGTCGCGCATGAGGTCAACAACCCGATCGGCATCAGCCTGACGGTTGCCTCCAGCTTTGCCCGGCGCAGCGAGATCTTTGAGGCCCAGCTCAAGGGCGATGGGGGCTTGCGCCGCTCGCAGCTGGAAGAGTTCGTGCAGTCCTCGCGCGACGCCTCGCAGCAGCTGGTCGCCAACCTCACCCGCGCCGGCGAGCTGATCCAGTCGTTCAAGCAGGTTGCGGTCGACCGTTCGCACGCCGAGCGGCGGCAATTCTCATTGAGCGAAGCCACCGACCAGATCATCGCGAGCCTGCGCCCGGTACTGAAGCGCTCGCCGATCACGCTCCAGGTCGACGTGCCCGAGGGGCTCTTGCTCGACGGCTATCCCGGCTCCTACGGCCAGATCCTGACCAATCTGTTCCTCAACGCCGCCAACCACGCCTTTGCCGACGGCCGCGCCGGCACCATCACGATCTCGGCGCGGCCGCGCGGCACCGATGATATCGAGATCATCTTCGCCGATGACGGGGCCGGCATGACCCCCGACGTGCAGCGCCAGGCCTTTGATCCATTCTTTACCACCCGGCGCAATGAAGGTGGCACGGGACTGGGCTTGCATATCGTCTATAACCTTGTCACCCAGCAGCTCGGTGGGCGGATGATGCTGGAATCCAAGCTGGGACAAGGCACTACTTTTCGGATTATCATGCCGCGGATCGCCAAGGGCGGCGCGGAAAGCACAGAAAGCGACGGGACTTCTCAATGGCCGAACAGGACGATGTCCTCCACCTGA
- a CDS encoding TRAP transporter substrate-binding protein, which yields MPVLSRAELSRTGVIFVALLFAICATSAAAREFRAADTQTEDYPTVQALRYMSALIAERTGGRHEIKVFHSRQLGEEKETIEQTRAGAIDLNRTNVALIGNFVPAMNVLAMPFLFRSIEHMQKVLDGPIGNEILGSFEPYGFVGLAFYDSGARSIYNAIRPVKSIADLRGLRIRVQQSELMSQMIRSLGAEPVELPYAQVLTGLATHLIDGAENNWPSFVTTDHYKYAGYLALTEHTMSPEVLVISLKAWRSLSTDDQIIFREAAVRSSQFMREKWRDLEEQSQLKAEAAGITVIKDIDRKPFEDAMAPIYAKAAKDPAAAALIDRIRKVE from the coding sequence GTGCCAGTGTTGAGCCGTGCCGAACTCTCGCGGACCGGGGTGATCTTCGTCGCGCTTCTATTCGCCATTTGCGCGACGAGCGCCGCTGCGCGCGAATTCCGCGCCGCCGACACCCAGACCGAGGATTACCCAACCGTGCAGGCGCTGCGCTACATGAGCGCCCTGATCGCGGAGCGCACCGGCGGACGCCACGAGATCAAGGTATTTCACTCCCGCCAGCTCGGCGAGGAGAAGGAGACGATCGAGCAGACCCGCGCCGGCGCGATCGACCTCAACCGGACCAATGTGGCTCTGATCGGCAATTTCGTCCCGGCGATGAACGTGCTGGCGATGCCGTTCCTGTTCCGGTCCATCGAGCACATGCAGAAGGTGCTGGACGGGCCGATCGGCAACGAAATCCTCGGCAGCTTCGAGCCCTACGGCTTCGTCGGGCTCGCCTTCTACGATTCCGGGGCACGCTCGATCTACAATGCGATCCGCCCCGTGAAGAGCATCGCGGATCTCAGGGGATTGCGGATCCGGGTGCAGCAATCGGAGTTGATGAGCCAGATGATCCGCTCGCTCGGTGCCGAGCCGGTCGAATTGCCCTATGCGCAGGTGCTCACGGGGCTTGCGACCCATCTGATCGACGGCGCTGAAAACAACTGGCCATCCTTCGTGACCACAGACCATTACAAATATGCCGGCTACCTTGCGCTGACCGAGCACACGATGAGCCCGGAGGTGCTGGTGATCTCGCTCAAGGCCTGGCGCAGCCTGTCGACCGACGACCAGATCATCTTCAGGGAGGCCGCGGTGCGCTCCAGCCAGTTCATGCGCGAGAAGTGGCGTGACCTCGAGGAGCAGTCGCAGCTCAAAGCGGAGGCCGCCGGCATCACCGTCATCAAGGATATCGACCGCAAGCCGTTCGAGGATGCGATGGCGCCGATCTACGCCAAGGCCGCGAAGGATCCCGCCGCCGCCGCGCTGATCGACCGCATTCGCAAGGTGGAGTGA
- the ugpB gene encoding sn-glycerol-3-phosphate ABC transporter substrate-binding protein UgpB: protein MTSALRFLQVAAATLALILSSQAHAATDIALWHAMSGELGKQLEKLTSDFNASQSDYRIVPSYKGSYTETVTAAIFAFRSRSQPAIVQVNEVATATMTAAKGAIYPVYSMMRDMGEPFSLNDYLPAVSGYYTDASGNLLSFPFNSSTPILYYNKTMFRDAGLDPETPPKTWPELGAAAKRLRDRGAVCGFTTSWPSWIHVENLSAFHNLPLATRANGFAGLDAELTINNPVVVKHIAQLAEWQKTKLFDYSGRGQAAEPRFQNGECGIFIGSSATRADIKANSKFEIGYGMMPYWPDVNGAPQNSIIGGATLWVLRDRPREEYKGVARFFAYLSQPGVQAAWHQNTGYLPITRAAFELTRAQGFYERNPGSAISFEEITLHPPTENSKGIRLGSFNLIRGAIEEELEQAFAGQKSAPAALDAAVERGNKLLRQFERASPER, encoded by the coding sequence GTGACTTCAGCATTGCGCTTTTTGCAGGTCGCCGCCGCCACCCTGGCTCTCATCCTGAGTTCGCAGGCGCATGCCGCCACCGACATCGCGCTGTGGCACGCCATGTCGGGTGAGCTCGGCAAGCAGCTCGAAAAGCTCACCTCCGACTTCAACGCCTCGCAGTCGGACTACCGCATCGTGCCGAGCTACAAGGGCAGCTACACCGAGACGGTGACGGCCGCGATCTTCGCCTTCCGCTCGCGCAGCCAGCCCGCGATCGTCCAGGTCAACGAGGTCGCCACGGCGACCATGACCGCGGCCAAGGGCGCGATCTATCCGGTCTACAGCATGATGCGCGACATGGGCGAGCCGTTCTCGCTCAACGACTATCTTCCGGCGGTCTCCGGCTATTACACCGATGCGAGCGGCAATTTGCTGTCGTTCCCGTTCAACTCGTCGACGCCGATCCTCTATTACAACAAGACCATGTTTCGCGACGCCGGCCTCGATCCCGAGACGCCGCCGAAGACGTGGCCCGAGCTGGGCGCCGCTGCAAAGCGCCTGCGTGACCGCGGTGCCGTCTGCGGCTTCACCACGTCCTGGCCGTCCTGGATCCATGTCGAGAATCTTTCGGCATTTCACAATCTGCCGTTGGCTACGCGCGCCAATGGCTTTGCCGGCCTGGATGCCGAGCTGACCATCAACAATCCGGTCGTGGTCAAGCACATCGCCCAGCTTGCCGAATGGCAGAAGACAAAACTGTTCGACTATAGCGGCCGCGGGCAAGCGGCCGAGCCGCGCTTCCAGAACGGCGAGTGCGGCATCTTCATCGGCTCCTCGGCGACGCGCGCCGACATCAAGGCCAATTCGAAGTTCGAGATCGGCTACGGCATGATGCCGTACTGGCCCGACGTGAACGGCGCGCCGCAGAATTCCATCATTGGCGGCGCCACGCTGTGGGTGCTGCGCGACCGCCCGCGCGAGGAATACAAGGGCGTAGCGCGGTTCTTCGCCTATCTGTCGCAGCCCGGCGTGCAGGCGGCCTGGCACCAGAACACCGGCTACCTGCCGATCACCCGCGCTGCCTTCGAGCTGACGCGCGCGCAGGGTTTTTACGAGCGCAATCCGGGCTCGGCGATCTCGTTCGAGGAGATCACGCTGCATCCACCGACCGAGAATTCGAAGGGCATAAGGCTTGGCTCCTTCAACCTGATCCGCGGCGCGATCGAGGAGGAGCTGGAGCAGGCCTTCGCCGGCCAGAAGAGCGCGCCAGCCGCGCTGGATGCCGCGGTCGAGCGCGGCAACAAGCTGCTGCGCCAGTTCGAGCGCGCCAGCCCGGAGCGGTAG